TCCCGGATGAACCCGGTCGTGTTCCGGCAGGTGGTGCGCGGTCTCTGCCGCGCCTGCCGCCGCAACGGCTGCGCGCTGATCGGGGGCGAGACCGCCGAGCTGCCGAACCTGTACCCGGACGGCGAGTACGACCTGGTCGGCACCATCGTCGGGTCCGTGCCGCGGCGGGAATTGATCACCGGCGCCGGGATCCGGCCGGGCGACGTGCTGATCGGCCTGCCGTCCAGCGGCCTGCACACGAACGGCTACTCCCTCGCGCGCCGCGTGATCCTCGAGGAGGCCGGGCTGAAGCTGCGCGACCGGCTGCCCGGCACGCGCGGCACCGTCGAGCGGGCGTTGCTGGCGGTGCACCGAAGCTACCTCCAGCCCGTCCGCGCGCTGAAGCGCGTCGTGCCGATCCGCGGGATGGCCCACATCACCGGCGGCGGATTCCCCGACAATATCGCCCGCATCCTTCCGCCGGACGTTCGCGCGGTGGTGGACCGCGCCCTGTGGCGCCCGCCCGCGCTGTTCCGGTTCATCCAGGAGGCCGGCCGCGTGGACCGCGACGAGATGTACCGGGTCTTCAACATGGGCGTGGGCCTGGTGATCTTCGTGCGCGAGGGCCGGGCCGTCGAGGCCGTGGAAGTCCTGCGCGCGGCGGGCGAGCGGGCCGTCGCGATCGGGCAGGTGGAGAAGGGGCGGGGCGAAGTCGTGCTGGCGGATTGAGCGATTCCGGCGGACCCCGGCGGGCTGGTCCCGCCGGTGAAGAGGGTTGCGGGAACGGGTGGCGTAGCGTCAGAACTGCCGCCCCTGCCGCGCAAGGCGGCAGGGGGCGCAGGGAGATCGGTTATGAAAATCCAACGGGCGCTGATCAGCGTGTCGGACAAGACGGGCGTCGCGGAGTTCGCGCGCGCGCTGGCGGGGATGGGCGTGGAGATCCTCTCCACCGGCGGCACGGCGAAAAGCCTGCGCGAGGCCGGCGTGCCGGTGCGCGAGGTGTCGGACTTCACGGGGTTCCCCGAGATGCTCGACGGCCGCGTGAAGACCCTGCACCCGAAAATCCACGCCGGGCTGCTCTACCTCCGCGGCAAGCCCGACCACGAGGAGACCATGACGAAGCACGGGCTCCTGCCGATCGACCTCGTCTGCGTCAACCTCTATCCCTTCGAGGCCACCGTGGCGAGGGACGGGGTGCTGCTGTCGGAGGCCGTGGAGCAGATCGATATCGGCGGGCCCTCCATGCTGCGCTCCGCCGCCAAGAACCACGCGGCGGTGACGGTGGTGACCGACCCGGCCGACTACCCGCGCGTGCTGGAGCAGATGCGGACGCACGGGGGCGGCACGACACCGGACCTGCGCCTGGAGCTGGCGCAGAAAGTCTACGCGCGGACCGCCGCGTACGACGCGGCCATCGCCGCCTTTCTCGCCGGCCGGCTCGACGCCTCGACGCCGCCTCCGCTGGCGCTCTCGGCGTACGATCCGGTGAAGCTGCGCTACGGGGAAAACCCCCACCAGGAGGCCCTGTTCTACCGCGAGCCCGACCCGCGGACGGCCTGCATCGCGCGGGCAGAGCTCCTGCACGGCAAGGAGATGTCCTACAACAACTTCCTCGACGGCGACGCGGCCCTGGAGTCCGCGCGCGAACTGTGCGGGTCGCCCGCCGCCTCGATCATCAAGCACAGCAATCCCTGCGGGTACGCCACCGGCCGGACCCTGGCCGCCGCCCTGGCCGCCGCGTGGGACGGCGACCCGGTCTCCTCCTTCGGCAGCGTC
This window of the Kiritimatiellia bacterium genome carries:
- a CDS encoding phosphoribosylformylglycinamidine cyclo-ligase, translated to MGKTGKKGAAYARAGVDIDAKMNALRAVRADIRGTFTRGVAGDIGHFGGLFRAPGRDRLLVASTDGVGTKLKVACLAGRHDTVGEDLVNHCVNDILVQGAEPLFFLDYVGMSRMNPVVFRQVVRGLCRACRRNGCALIGGETAELPNLYPDGEYDLVGTIVGSVPRRELITGAGIRPGDVLIGLPSSGLHTNGYSLARRVILEEAGLKLRDRLPGTRGTVERALLAVHRSYLQPVRALKRVVPIRGMAHITGGGFPDNIARILPPDVRAVVDRALWRPPALFRFIQEAGRVDRDEMYRVFNMGVGLVIFVREGRAVEAVEVLRAAGERAVAIGQVEKGRGEVVLAD
- the purH gene encoding bifunctional phosphoribosylaminoimidazolecarboxamide formyltransferase/IMP cyclohydrolase codes for the protein MKIQRALISVSDKTGVAEFARALAGMGVEILSTGGTAKSLREAGVPVREVSDFTGFPEMLDGRVKTLHPKIHAGLLYLRGKPDHEETMTKHGLLPIDLVCVNLYPFEATVARDGVLLSEAVEQIDIGGPSMLRSAAKNHAAVTVVTDPADYPRVLEQMRTHGGGTTPDLRLELAQKVYARTAAYDAAIAAFLAGRLDASTPPPLALSAYDPVKLRYGENPHQEALFYREPDPRTACIARAELLHGKEMSYNNFLDGDAALESARELCGSPAASIIKHSNPCGYATGRTLAAALAAAWDGDPVSSFGSVIAVTVPFTLEAAQFLKGRFVEALIAPDYEPDALEFLKAKSKDLRILKLNRPLTPPMRGRVLRQVHGGLLVQDRDVMEMERWVIPTEALFPEEKRALAEFGIRACKHIKSNAIAIVREYEPGQFALLGMGAGQPNRVDALRKLAVAKARENLALLAKHASTYGQAPKEFECRVMGGCVLVSDAFFPFADNIEAAAEAGIRYIVQPGGSKKDEEVIAACDKFGIAMAVTGVRHFRH